One genomic window of Bactrocera dorsalis isolate Fly_Bdor chromosome 4, ASM2337382v1, whole genome shotgun sequence includes the following:
- the LOC105222399 gene encoding histone deacetylase complex subunit SAP30 homolog: MNNGGFSSADEDSRDGHSTCCLIDDDERCRNPAGNARYSKRIQKTVQQKRLKLRNDPTAERIYICEYHKSQIQSARSKRRRKESEEDSNETDNETPDVVMPDLYQLQVNTLRRYKRHYKVQTRPGMKRQQLADTIMKHFKTIPIKEKETITYFVYMVKSNSNKLDQKNGIGNDTT; encoded by the exons ATGAATAACGGTGGGTTCAGTTCGGCAGACGAGGACTCTCGTGATGGCCACAGTACATGTTGCCTTATCGATGATGACGAACGTTGCCGCAATCCTGCTGGAAATGCCAGATATAGTAAACGTATACAAAAAACTGTGCAACAAAAACGTCTAAAACTGCGTAATGATCCCACTGCGGAACGCATTTACATCTGTGAATATCACAAATCGCAAATACAATCTGCACGCAGTAAACGCCGACGTAAGGAATCTGAGGAGGATAGCAATGAAACCGACAATGAAACACCAGATGTCGTTATGCCGGACCTCTATCAACTGCAAGTTAATACATTGCGACGATACAAACGTCACTATAAAGTGCAGACGAGACCTGGTATGAAGCGACAACAGTTAGCAGAC aCCATCATGAAGCATTTCAAAACGATACCGATCAAAGAGAAGGAAACCATCACATATTTCGTGTACATGGTTAAGTCGAATTCAAATAAGCTGGATCAAAAGAATGGCATTGGCAATGATACAACCTGA
- the LOC105222397 gene encoding exosome complex component RRP45, giving the protein MRETPLSTIERNFITQAVKQNLRLDGRKNDEFRKVTINFGADWGSALVALGETKVLAQVSCELGVPKSTRPNEGIIYINVELGQMAAPHFESGRNSELNVQISRTLERTFKDSRCVDLESLCVTSEERVWLLRIDLNVLNHEGNLIDCCSIAALSALLHFKRPDVSIIDNDVHIHSAAEKEPIPMVLHHYPVCVSYCLFDDGRLAVADPSASEERTADSALVFGLNSFRELCCLNLGGTTLTSSTLLLQCATRAARRAKFVVDYVKETLEFDKNAREDNKNTGFTECVRLNQITALAENRLSLRLRNFKMQETNESKKDNEMETSGNEDESEEEDSDAQKNVVAIDSKSALLESNQSNIKWVPDDDDAESNVESMCSENVADEGDESERSLSQQVEKQMRKFSKKESKRELSRKHLQHDASDSEEETKVIL; this is encoded by the exons ATGAGGGAAACGCCACTTTCCACCATTGAGCGCAATTTTATTACGCAGGCAGTCAAACAAAATTTG CGCCTGGATGGTCGCAAAAATGATGAATTTCGTAAGGTAACAATTAATTTTGGTGCAGATTGGGGCAGCGCACTCGTTGCGCTCGGCGAAACCAAGGTGCTGGCGCAAGTATCTTGTGAGCTGGGTGTCCCTAAGTCCACACGACCCAACGAAggcattatttatataaatgtcgAATTAGGGCAGATGGCAGCGCCGCATTTCGAGTCCGGACGTAACTCCGAGTTAAATGTGCAAATTAGTCGCACTTTAGAGCGTACATTTAAAGACTCACGTTGTGTAGACTTGGAATCGCTTTGTGTTACCTCAGAGGAGCGCGTGTGGCTGCTGCGTATAGACTTGAATGTATTAAATCATGAAGGCAACTTAATTG ATTGCTGTTCAATAGCAGCGCTAAGCGCGTTATTACACTTCAAACGGCCGGACGTTAGCATTATTGATAATGATGTGCATATACACTCCGCAGCTGAAAAGGAACCAATACCTATGGTGTTGCATCACTACCCAGTTTGTGTCAGCTATTGCCTGTTCGATGATGGACGTTTGGCTGTGGCCGATCCCAGCGCATCGGAGGAACGTACCGCAGATTCTGCGCTAGTTTTTGGCTTGAATTCATTCCGTGAATTGTGTTGTTTGAATTTAGGTGGCACAACACTTACAAGTTCCACACTCTTGTTGCAATGCGCCACTCGTGCAGCGCGACGTGCCAAGTTTGTAGTTGATTATGTGAAGGAAACACTGGAGTTCGATAAAAACGCAAGAGAGGATAATAAAAACACCGGTTTCACAGAGTGTGTGCGTCTCAATCAGATCACAGCTTTGGCGGAAAATCGTTTGTCGCTGCGTCTACGTAACTTTAAAATGCAAGAAACAAACGAGTCAAAGAAAGACAATGAAATGGAAACAAGTGGGAATGAAGATGAGAGTGAGGAAGAAGACTCAGATGCCCAAAAGAACG TCGTTGCCATTGACTCCAAGTCGGCTCTGTTAGAATCCAATCAGTCTAACATCAAATGGGTACCGGATGATGATGACGCTGAGAGTAATGTTGAAAGCATGTGCTCGGAAAACGTCGCCGACGAAGGCGATGAAAGCGAACGCAGCCTCTCACAACAAGTGGAAAAACAAATGcgtaaattttccaaaaaggaGTCAAAACGTGAATTAAGTCGAAAACATTTGCAAC ATGATGCCAGTGATTCGGAGGaagaaacaaaagttattttgtga